A single region of the Acidobacteriota bacterium genome encodes:
- the thiO gene encoding glycine oxidase ThiO, giving the protein MKSDVLIVGGGVIGCSVALRLAQAGLKVTLVERDRIGAEASRAAAGMLSPQAEASEPGAFFDLCRESKLRYRDFVAELKTFSGIDAEYRDEGTLVVALPDDKPGLDEWAAWQIAAGLPIEKLTADDLHRFEPNVTKSATGAIFLTEDHQVENRLLMDALAVAIRRLGVEVIEQSAVQSLLIEAGQVQGVQLEGQKIYSGAVIVAAGSWSGALLEPLGFHIKTIPARGQMLAVRGSAFRHVLHSSRIYLVPRSDNRILIGATVEYAGFEKAITAKSIHALLDGAIELVPAMADAEIIETWSGFRPDTPDHLPIIGQTAIANLWLATGHFRNGILLAPITASLLTQSILNGHTADALKPFSIDRFASDCD; this is encoded by the coding sequence ATGAAAAGTGATGTGTTGATTGTGGGTGGCGGCGTCATCGGGTGCTCGGTGGCGCTTAGACTCGCACAGGCAGGATTAAAAGTTACGCTCGTTGAACGCGACCGAATTGGCGCAGAAGCCTCGCGCGCTGCCGCCGGGATGCTTTCGCCACAGGCGGAAGCCTCGGAACCCGGCGCGTTTTTCGATTTATGCCGCGAGAGCAAATTGCGGTATCGCGATTTTGTCGCCGAACTCAAAACGTTTTCGGGCATCGATGCCGAGTATCGCGACGAAGGCACGCTGGTTGTCGCTTTGCCCGATGACAAACCAGGTCTCGATGAGTGGGCGGCGTGGCAGATTGCTGCGGGATTGCCGATTGAAAAACTGACCGCTGATGACCTGCATCGATTTGAACCCAATGTCACCAAATCGGCTACAGGAGCCATTTTCCTGACCGAAGACCATCAGGTTGAAAACCGTTTATTGATGGACGCGCTCGCGGTTGCCATCCGTCGCCTGGGTGTCGAGGTCATCGAACAAAGCGCGGTTCAATCCCTGCTCATTGAAGCAGGGCAAGTTCAAGGCGTGCAACTCGAAGGGCAAAAAATTTATAGTGGCGCGGTCATCGTTGCGGCAGGTAGTTGGTCTGGCGCTTTACTTGAGCCGCTGGGATTTCATATCAAAACCATTCCGGCGCGCGGGCAGATGCTGGCGGTTCGCGGTTCAGCCTTTCGCCACGTTCTGCATTCGAGTCGTATCTATCTGGTGCCGCGCTCTGATAATCGTATCTTGATTGGCGCGACGGTTGAATATGCGGGCTTTGAAAAAGCGATTACCGCAAAATCCATTCACGCCTTGCTTGATGGCGCGATTGAACTCGTCCCGGCAATGGCGGATGCGGAAATCATTGAAACCTGGTCGGGCTTTCGTCCAGATACGCCAGACCATCTGCCAATCATCGGACAAACGGCAATTGCTAATCTATGGCTGGCGACCGGCCATTTCCGCAATGGCATTTTACTTGCGCCGATCACCGCCTCACTGCTGACTCAGTCTATCTTGAACGGACACACAGCCGATGCCTTAAAACCTTTCAGCATCGACCGATTCGCCAGTGACTGCGACTAA
- a CDS encoding DJ-1/PfpI family protein — MEIAILLYEQMTALDAIGPYEVLRSMPGAQVKFVAREKGIKQTDAGYALLNAEFGLDEVTSPDIVLVPGTSFPQAMIKDTAVHEWLRAVHETTKWTTSVCTGALILGAAGLLKGLKATTHWLTLDVLQRFGAEPMKERFVREGKIITAAGVSAGIDMALTLAAIEFGDAVAESIQLMIEYDPQPPFAAGSPDKAPAAIVENLRRTQTIPS, encoded by the coding sequence ATGGAAATTGCTATTTTGCTTTATGAACAGATGACCGCGCTTGATGCCATCGGTCCTTATGAAGTGTTGCGCTCGATGCCCGGCGCGCAAGTGAAATTCGTTGCCCGTGAAAAAGGCATTAAACAGACGGACGCCGGTTATGCGTTGCTGAATGCCGAATTCGGACTTGATGAGGTTACAAGTCCTGACATCGTTTTAGTGCCGGGAACGTCTTTTCCGCAAGCAATGATTAAAGACACAGCAGTTCACGAATGGTTGCGCGCGGTTCACGAAACCACAAAATGGACGACCTCGGTTTGCACGGGCGCGTTGATACTCGGCGCTGCCGGCTTGCTCAAAGGTTTAAAAGCGACGACCCACTGGCTGACGCTTGATGTGTTGCAGAGGTTCGGAGCAGAACCGATGAAAGAACGATTCGTGCGCGAAGGCAAAATCATTACCGCCGCGGGCGTATCGGCAGGCATTGACATGGCACTCACTTTGGCGGCGATTGAATTTGGCGACGCGGTCGCCGAGTCCATTCAACTGATGATTGAATACGACCCGCAACCGCCGTTTGCCGCAGGCTCGCCCGACAAAGCCCCCGCCGCGATTGTCGAAAACCTGCGCCGCACCCAAACAATTCCTTCATAA
- the eutB gene encoding ethanolamine ammonia-lyase subunit EutB: protein MNRQELLQTFTLANAFKEGDLLVGGTGDAHTRAIARQTLAGLSLAEINRLAFVEDALSEALKRSINTPLANEISRLTISELKQILLGTDAAGWVHRYTSALSSESIAAVVKILTDEELSAVSQKLFNPLPGEGIRIGSSLHFGSRIQPNSPGDDAEEILLSILEGLAYGCGDVIIGLNPASDEIDSIVRLEKLLQSVVEHLALPTRYSVLSDIVKQTTAKSQTRVDVGFQSLAGTSKALNGMVGLDIDGLLDLARGFDGLYFETGQGSAVTNNAAEGVDMVTLESRAYGAARLLGQQTGAWMIVNDVAGFIGPEVFRAPEQLLRACLEDTVMAKLHGLTMGLDVCATFHMGIEPATLQKLTETIAHEAQPAYLMAVAGNADPMLGYLTTSFREHPKLRKQTGKQISTAMQKRLTALGVMNHTGEPINHEPPTDWLYALYVKASGDRRAMDTLRAEGRKKLQSIAERGFDLGVGYDKNFAAPPTIHKRMQAIYEHARRALYATLEPAVIKDACKQPMQVRTEALAREDYLSHPASGERLREADAQQLFKLYLSRRPQIQMVISDGLNANAVNENLREVLPALRRGLESAGYHVGEYELVIENGRVRAGYHAGAILDVEILIHLIGERPGTGLNTLSAYLTYGRNQAGASRWAEGIDHSQTTAICGINQKGKPADVAVDEIIRLVKRLFAERRSGVALNTLEPK, encoded by the coding sequence ATGAATCGACAAGAACTACTGCAAACTTTCACCCTCGCCAATGCATTCAAAGAAGGAGACCTGTTGGTTGGCGGGACTGGCGACGCCCACACCCGCGCCATTGCCCGTCAAACGCTCGCAGGACTATCGCTTGCAGAAATCAATCGCCTCGCTTTCGTTGAAGATGCGTTGAGCGAGGCGCTCAAACGTTCGATAAATACGCCGCTCGCCAATGAAATTTCACGCCTCACGATTTCTGAGCTTAAACAAATTCTGCTCGGCACCGATGCTGCCGGTTGGGTTCATCGTTACACCAGCGCGCTTTCCAGTGAAAGCATTGCCGCCGTGGTAAAAATCTTAACCGACGAAGAGTTATCCGCGGTATCGCAAAAGCTTTTCAATCCTTTGCCGGGCGAAGGCATTCGCATCGGTTCGTCACTACATTTCGGCTCGCGCATTCAACCCAACAGCCCCGGCGATGATGCGGAAGAGATTCTGTTGTCGATTCTCGAAGGGCTGGCTTACGGGTGCGGCGATGTCATCATCGGTCTCAATCCGGCAAGCGATGAGATTGATTCAATCGTTCGTTTGGAAAAATTATTGCAAAGCGTTGTCGAACACCTGGCATTGCCGACTCGCTACTCGGTGCTTTCGGACATCGTTAAACAGACGACCGCCAAATCGCAGACCAGAGTTGACGTTGGCTTTCAAAGCCTCGCGGGAACTTCAAAAGCTTTAAATGGCATGGTCGGTTTAGACATTGATGGCTTGCTCGATTTGGCGCGCGGTTTTGATGGACTCTATTTTGAAACCGGGCAAGGTTCAGCCGTGACCAACAATGCCGCAGAGGGTGTTGATATGGTGACGCTCGAATCGCGGGCTTACGGCGCGGCGCGTTTGCTCGGGCAACAGACCGGCGCGTGGATGATTGTCAATGATGTCGCGGGATTCATCGGACCCGAAGTTTTTCGCGCGCCCGAACAATTATTGCGCGCTTGTCTTGAAGATACGGTGATGGCGAAATTGCATGGACTGACGATGGGGCTGGATGTCTGTGCGACATTTCACATGGGCATTGAGCCTGCGACCTTGCAGAAATTGACGGAAACCATTGCCCACGAAGCGCAGCCCGCTTACCTGATGGCGGTCGCCGGAAACGCCGACCCGATGCTCGGTTATCTCACGACCTCTTTCAGAGAACATCCCAAGCTTCGCAAACAAACCGGCAAACAAATTTCTACAGCGATGCAAAAGCGTTTGACTGCATTAGGCGTGATGAACCATACAGGCGAACCGATAAACCACGAACCGCCGACCGATTGGCTTTATGCGCTCTATGTGAAAGCCAGTGGCGACAGGCGGGCAATGGATACGTTGCGCGCAGAAGGTAGAAAAAAGCTTCAAAGTATCGCCGAACGCGGTTTCGATTTAGGCGTTGGATACGATAAAAATTTCGCTGCGCCGCCGACGATTCATAAGCGTATGCAGGCGATTTATGAGCACGCTCGCCGCGCTCTATATGCAACGCTTGAACCTGCGGTTATCAAAGACGCCTGTAAACAACCGATGCAAGTTCGCACAGAAGCTTTGGCTCGCGAAGATTATCTTTCGCATCCGGCATCGGGCGAGCGTTTGCGTGAAGCGGATGCACAACAACTTTTCAAGTTATACCTTTCGCGCCGCCCGCAAATCCAGATGGTGATTTCCGATGGTTTGAATGCCAACGCGGTGAATGAAAATTTGCGCGAGGTGTTACCGGCGCTCAGGCGCGGTTTGGAAAGCGCAGGCTATCACGTCGGCGAATATGAACTGGTAATTGAAAACGGTCGGGTGCGCGCGGGCTATCACGCGGGCGCGATTCTCGATGTCGAAATTCTCATCCACCTGATTGGCGAACGCCCCGGCACAGGCTTAAATACGCTTTCGGCATATCTCACCTATGGACGCAACCAAGCCGGCGCGTCGCGTTGGGCAGAAGGTATCGACCATTCACAAACCACAGCCATCTGCGGCATCAATCAAAAAGGCAAACCTGCGGATGTTGCGGTTGACGAAATCATTCGCCTGGTCAAACGCCTGTTCGCTGAGCGTCGTTCGGGCGTGGCATTAAACACATTGGAACCAAAGTAA
- a CDS encoding amino acid permease — protein MHTSEQEQLEIIEDARELGKLGYAQELFRTMGGFSNFAISFSIISILTGAVTLYGHGLAMGGPAEMAFGWPLVTLFTLTVALSMAELASSLPTSGAMYHWSSELGGKGWGWFTAWFNIVGNITVLAGIDYGCAQFVTPLLGLDATTKNLLLVYAAILISQALINHYGIRLVAWLNDFSVTVHIIGVIAIVGAILFFAPKQPASFFFKAVTNNTQNYPYWWAFIIGLLQAQWTFTGYDASASVSEETIDPRRRAPWGIVLAVVVSSIVGYLLLFALTISITDIATVLNTKDASGNDVPAVITILQMALGAKAGAIFSLLAAMAMWFCGLSAVTWCSRVVYAFSRDEGFPASQLFKQVNEKHQTPAAAIWLCIIVAFAAAVYSGAYPVITSISVIALYFSYIIPVILAVHAKFTNHKAIEKGPWNLGRFSLPINLIAIVWVAFISVILSLPDNMRAGKTVTAFTLIIALWYGLRERRRFKGPAWLQEKAASAEQVIGK, from the coding sequence CAAGAGTTGTTCAGAACCATGGGCGGCTTCTCGAATTTTGCCATTTCGTTTTCCATCATCTCAATCCTCACCGGCGCAGTCACGCTTTACGGACATGGACTCGCGATGGGTGGACCTGCGGAGATGGCTTTCGGCTGGCCCCTGGTTACGCTTTTTACCCTCACAGTTGCCCTGAGCATGGCTGAACTTGCGAGTTCGCTGCCGACCTCAGGCGCAATGTATCACTGGTCATCGGAACTCGGCGGCAAAGGCTGGGGGTGGTTCACCGCCTGGTTCAACATCGTCGGCAACATCACCGTGCTTGCAGGGATTGATTATGGTTGCGCGCAATTCGTTACGCCTTTGCTTGGTCTCGATGCCACCACAAAAAATCTTTTACTGGTTTATGCCGCGATATTGATTTCACAGGCGCTCATCAACCATTACGGCATACGGCTGGTTGCGTGGCTCAATGATTTCAGCGTCACGGTTCACATCATCGGCGTCATTGCGATTGTCGGCGCGATTCTCTTTTTTGCGCCGAAACAACCCGCATCCTTCTTCTTCAAAGCGGTGACCAACAACACCCAAAATTATCCTTACTGGTGGGCATTCATCATCGGGCTTTTGCAGGCGCAATGGACATTCACGGGTTACGACGCCTCTGCGAGCGTTTCCGAAGAGACCATCGACCCGCGTCGTCGCGCCCCCTGGGGCATTGTGCTTGCCGTCGTTGTATCGAGCATCGTCGGCTATCTGTTGCTTTTCGCATTGACGATTTCCATCACAGACATCGCAACGGTCTTGAATACCAAAGATGCCAGCGGCAACGATGTGCCGGCGGTGATTACGATTTTACAGATGGCGCTCGGCGCAAAAGCCGGAGCGATATTTTCTCTGCTTGCGGCAATGGCGATGTGGTTTTGCGGACTGTCGGCGGTGACCTGGTGTTCGCGTGTGGTTTACGCCTTTTCGCGTGATGAAGGTTTCCCGGCATCGCAGCTGTTCAAACAGGTAAATGAAAAACATCAAACCCCGGCGGCGGCTATCTGGCTTTGCATCATCGTGGCATTTGCCGCAGCCGTGTATAGCGGGGCGTATCCGGTCATCACGTCCATCAGCGTCATCGCGCTCTATTTTTCTTATATCATTCCAGTCATTCTCGCGGTTCACGCAAAATTCACCAACCACAAAGCGATCGAAAAAGGACCCTGGAATCTCGGTCGTTTCAGTTTGCCAATCAATTTGATTGCGATTGTCTGGGTCGCATTCATCAGTGTGATTTTGAGTTTGCCGGACAATATGCGGGCTGGAAAAACAGTAACGGCGTTTACCCTGATCATTGCCCTCTGGTACGGCTTGCGCGAACGCCGGCGCTTCAAAGGTCCTGCGTGGCTGCAAGAAAAAGCGGCTTCCGCAGAGCAAGTCATCGGCAAGTGA